From Cryptococcus deuterogattii R265 chromosome 13, complete sequence:
GCGACGGACGCTGTTGAACCGCATCGATCTGAATGTTCGATGCTCGTCAAGATATCCTTGTCTGCCTGTCCCATAAACAAGTCAGCAGCTATCATTCCAGCGATCAAGTCAGACTTGCCTGGAGAAAAGCCAAAGTCAacctctcctccaaagtcatcaacatctttccctcccctctccccgcctcattcttcccctttccttctctcaatATCGCCTCTTCCCGaccaccttctccttccgccGCCTCTCCATCCGCCCACTGCGTCCAGCGCTGCAGCGCCCCGCCTCTCCACCGCTTGAAATACCCCTCATGCTTCTCTTTTGTCCATTCCACTACAGGCCGGATCGACGTCGAGTCCACTTGTTCGATCAGAGCGTGTAGTCTTTTGGAGAGGTATTGCGATACTTGTTTGCCGCCATGTcttttaaaaaaaaaaaaaatattgGTTTCTGTTATATCAGCTCCCGACTTGTTGTTGTAATAGACAAGATGGATAGATAATGGAAACGCACGCACCCATCAAAGATGCCGAAATAAGCAACCTGATGTGCTAGAAACGGTGAACCAGCTGTAGACGGATCCCAGTCGACAGGTCCAGGGTTCTTGAGTcttgataatgatgatTGTAGTTCTTGAGGACTGAGCTGGAGAGCTTGTATGGATGATGCGTCTTCTTGATACCTATTCGTTATATTTCaacaagaaagaaaggtTGATTATATAATTTGGATGGACGTACTCTCGATGACCTCTGGAAGAGAATGCCCCTACTACtttgggagaggagagagggacTTTATATGTCCCTACAACATGAAAAAGAGTTGGTCAGCGGCTGAAACGCGTAGACGAGACGAGACGAGACGACGAGAGGTGGACAGACCTTTGGCCATTGGACCTTTGATGTAGTCATGGAAACGTCGTGGGTGGGCGAGCGCGGGGAAGGCGGTGGTGACGgggtgggaaggggagagatGGGGGAGAGAGCGAAGGGATATACGGCTGGAGGACATTATATGTACATTGCGTGGAGAGAGTATAGAGATAAAGAGTCAAACGTCGCCAGTGTTTAACCCGTCAGGGGAGAGACTACTTTCCAGCGGCCCGTCTATCCGTCGAGCATGGGGATATCTCTCTACTCGTACATACTTGCAGATGTGGGCGCCAGACGGGTATACAATTACATATGCTAAAAGTTACAGTACATATTAGACAAACCCAAACTAATCCAGCTTCTCCAGGTAGTCCAGTCGGTCAAGCACCACTTGCTTGCTcgtctcttcaatctctccaGCCAAGAACACTTCGTCCAGGATCGCATACACCTGTGGTCCAATAGAGAATGGTCGCTCAGCAGTGTTTCGATTTgtcaaaaaaaaacacgTCTCGAACTGACCTTGTAGAATGAAAACACCAGGTCCAGCTCACAGACGTTTTGGAAAAAGGCGTCTGCGCATGTTTTATCGTCAGTCCCAGTCCGTGATTGTCGTTACCTCGCCAAAAAAACACCAAGCAGTCCAATCAATAGCAAGTAAAACAAACAATCTCTGTTTTGGCCCCCCTGAATCCGGTAGAAGACTCACCAAGAACCTCTACAAAGAGATGGATAGCCTCGAGGTACGCGAGCTCATTGTCGTTGGAATCCACGCAGacacagaagaagagaccGGCGTATCGTCGGTAGATGACCTTGTCGTCCCGGAACTGTATACCGTACGACCGGGTcgggagagaagatgttgttgaAGCAAGGAGTGGATTTGATCAGCAGCGAGACGGACGCTCTCTTGTCTGTTGGACGCACCTCGACAAAGTTGGACTGATACTTTTGGTCTCTAGGGGCTATGAGTCTGTGTACTTCTCCCCGTAATCTGACCTGGAGCGTATGCATGTCAGCGTAGCGTCGAGATGGGAAAGAGCGACACTTGACCTtttcgtcgtcgtcgtaCGGAGCATACCACTTTGAGAGGCGTGTCTTGCCTTGTCTGTTCTGCTGCGAGTGAGCGggggcggggaggaggtgCGATGCTTACTTGTACGAGAATAAACTTGATCATGGCGATGTGGCGGGAGTGGTGCAGAGATGTGGCAACAATAACAATTCACCGACGTCTCCCCCCGCGGATTATTTCGCATCTGCATTTCTcgtctcctcctcccctcccctcgCGCTGCTCCCCTCGCGCTCCCCGCGATGCCGCCACACTCGCCACGGTCCTCCACGTCCACCGTGTACCGCGACACGCTGAGCACAGACCCCTTCCAGGAGAAACACTCCCCCTTCCGCGACGATGCCCCCTACTCGGACGATGAACAAGGCTTCGCCGTCACCGTACGTCCTCTCCACGTGGCCGCTGCTAACCACACTCCAGACACGGCCCCGCAACAAGTCCCGCAAcatcctcgccctcctcgTCGCCATCATCGCCTTTGCGGGCGTCGTCGGCGTCCTCGCCGCCTCGGGGTACTCGGtgccctccttctcctccaagGGCGGCACAAAACACATCACCATGGACCATGTCTTCAACGGCACGTTCAATGCCTACAGCAAGCAGATCGATTGGGTCAAGGAGGGTAAAGTAAATGTATTCTCGGTTCATATGCATCGTGTTGATGGACAACGGGTGCAGCGGAAGACGGCACGTTCTCGCATATCGACAGGCATGGAAACATTGTCCTCAACACTGTCCGCAACATGACCACCGACACCCTCCTCGTCAACGCTTCCCTCGTCCTTGACCTCGAGGGCAACCAACTTCACTGGACAGCTTGGGCCCTCTCCGCCGACATGCAATACGTCCTTTTCAAAACGGACCATCTCAAGCAGTGGCGCCACTCGTCCTTTGGGAATTACTGGATACACCGCCGTCACGACTCATTCACGTTTCCCGTCGTCCCGCCCACGAGCCCACCGACCGTCGCAAAATGCACGTGGTCGCCTGTCGGCCATGCGCTGGCGTTTGTCAGCAAGAACGACGTCTATATCGTCTCCGAGCACGACCTCTCGTCCgtctccccttcctcctcttccaccccttCATATGTAAGAGTCACAACAGATGGAAGCCATACCGTCTTCAACGGCGTCCCAGATTGGGTAtacgaagaagaagtctTTGAAACGGATACCGCACTCTGGTGGAGTCCTGATGCCAAGCGAATCGCATTCTTGAGAAGCGATGAGAGTAAAGTACATGATTTCAAGCTGCAATATTATAACCCATCGGACGATGCGTTCAAAGTGTATCAGTACCAGACGGAGCTTGATATGAAGTGTGTACTCTCGTTGTGATACTTTGGCTGACTTTTCCCAACAGGTACCCCAAACCTGGTACACCCAACCCCACCGTCACCGTCCAcaccttttccctttcctccctgTCCACCTCTACTGGGTCGACTGAGCGTCTCACGTGGCCGGGCGAATTCCCCCTCCCGGACCGTATCATCACCGAAGTAGGCTGGGTAGCGGATGATGCCCTCCTCGTAAAAGAGATTGACAGAGCCGCGAGGGACGGCAACGTCGTTCTTTTCCAGTTTCAATTTGAAAACGAGTCgggggaggggaaaagTAAAAcaatggaaggaaagattgTGAGACGGTTAGGGAAAGacggagaggaaggagatgatggatggatcGATCATGCAAGTATCGTCCcgttttctttctctcacTTAGCTAACCTCAATACGCCCCCCCTCTCGTTTTATATAATGGATAGGGCCAGAACGTCATCCCCGTCAAAGGGTCAGTCCCGGGATACCTCGACATCGTGCCTAACCAAGGGTACAACCACATTGCGCTGTTCACTCCGCTGAACGCTAGTAAACCTCTGTGGATCACCAAGGGGGAATGGGAGGTCACCGAGATATCGGGGGTGGATACCGAAAAGGGTCTTGTgtatgtcttttctttcccccGCATTTattcccctttttcctttttccttttcacctCAACGTTTTCTCACATTTATGTTTTTTGTTATGCTAATACGCCCACATGACACTGTAGTTATTTTACAGCCGCAACCCCTTCTATCGACAGACACATCTACTCTATCCCCTTATCCTTCTCGCCCCACAATAataacgaagaagaagaagaaaaaggcggTATGACACCATTGACAGATACGACTTTTCCCGGATACTTTCAagcttccttctcgcccaAGGCGGGATACTATGTCTTGGGGTACAAAGGACCAGAAGTGCCTTGGCAGAGGTTGATCGAAACGGGGCCTGGAGAGGATCgtgagtttttttttttttcttctttccatctccaaatTCCTCATctgggagagagagaacgCTAAAATCAACTGTTTTTTTTACTGTTTTTACAGGAGCGAATGTGTTATTGGAAGGTAATGCAGAATTGAACAAGACAATTTCTGAATTCTTAAAACCTCTGGTTACGAGGACGACTATCGAAAATGATGGATACGGTAAATGCACATTTttactccttcttccctcgtcCAACCCGCTAACTAACTAAACCCCCCCCCGGCCCCGCAACCCCCGGGTACAGAACTCAACATGCTCGAAATCCTTCCGCCCAACATTGACATCACCGGCCGCAAAAAATACCCCGTCCTCATCCGCGTCTACGGCGGACCCGGCTCTCAAATGGTATCTAACCGCTTCGAACGGGATTGGCACTCGTACCTCGCCGCGTCCCAGCGATACATTATCGTCATGCTGGACGGTCGTGGGACAGGGTTTAAAGGGAGGAATCTGAGGAATCCCGTGAGGGATGATTTGGGGCATTGGGAGGTACAGGATCAGATCGCCGCGGCGAGGGagatggcgaagagggCGTATGTCGATAGATCGAGGATTGGGATTTGGGGATGGGTATGTAGTCGGatcctcctttctcttgTTGTAGGGAGTTGGAAAGCGCTGATTGAGACGATATAAAGAGTTATGGAGGGTATATGACTTGTAAAACAATCGAAGCTGCTTCTGGTATATTCACCCTTGGAAGTACGTCTATCCATTCCCTTCCACCACCCCCTTTGGCGATAGAATCAACTCACCTTTTTATATCATCACAATTACTACAACTATAGTGGCCGTCGCACCCGTCACCGATTGGCTTTACTACGACTCCATCTATACCGAACGGTACATGTCAACCCCCTCCGCCAACAAGGACGGGTACACCACCTCTGCAGTGAACAATGTCACCTCCTTTTCCGGCGATAAAGTCGATTTCATCTGGGCACATGGAAGTGGGGACGATAATGTGCATTATGTAAATAGTGCCGCGCTTTTGGACAAGTTGACACAGGAGCAAgtgagaggatggaggttCAGGATGTTTACTGATTCGTAAGACCTTTTTGCCAGCGTTTATCACAAAAAAAGACACGTATCTGGCTAATCGGGTATtgctcctttttctttttcttttttcaaTATCATAATCAGCAATCATTCAATGGACAAGCGCATGGCGTACCGGGAAGTGTACGAATGGATGAATGATTACTTGGAAGAAAAATGGGGTAAAGGAGGGACTGTACACCATTAGATAAAAACGACATTTAGATGTAGAAGGGACATTGAATGCAAGCATGTTGTAAATCAAAAAAAGCATGGCATTTACGAATACATTTATGCAACGGTACACACAGGATACGGAAAATGaaagcaagaaggaagtcCAAAAGTCCATAAGCAACAAACATAATCTACACGTCATACGCTCCCGCGGTATTTAAAGGAATAGCCTCGTACTCTGCCGTCGAGGGTACATTTCGTCTTCGTTCAGTAAATCTCTTCAAGAAGGGCAGTTTCTCTGCAACGCGATCGACGCTATCCATGATTGTGCTTCTGGCGTCCTCGACGAGGATAGATACAGCACCTCTGCGAGAGCTTGGGGAGATTGTTTTCTCCCGAAGCGATTGATGCTTGGGGCCGAGTCCACCACtgccaaaaaaagaaacacaaaaaaaaaaaactcaGTAAGCGCCGCCGCAATTTCACCCAGTTCGATATAACTCACCTTCAAAGTCAAACTCGACACCACAACGGAAACACTGCTAAACGCCATAGCGGCCGCAGCCATCattggatgaagattaATGCCCCATGGCAACAATACACCCATCGCCAAGGGGATCATCAACACATTATAGCAACACGCCCAGATCAAGTTGGCCTTGATtttcttgaagatgactTGACCCAAGTCGAGGGCTGCAACAACGTCCAGCAAGTCGGATCGCACGAGGACGACATCGGCTGCTTCAATAGCAATAGATGTACCAGACGAAAGAGCGATACCGAGAGAAGCGGCAACAAGGGCGGGAGAATCATTGATACCGTCGCCAACCATAGCTACGCCACCACTGGCTCGCCCAAGATCCTGGACAATCTTGGCCTTTCCTTTGGGGCTGATATCAGAGTaaacctcatcctcatcaatACCCACTTGGCGGGCAACCGCTTGGGCTGTCGCAGCAGCATCACCAGTAAGCATGGTCACCTTGATACCCATAGCTTTGAGGGCACGGATGGCTTGAGCAGACGATGGCTTCGGGGAATCGGATAAGGCGAGAGCGGTGACTGGAACTACGCCGGTAGGGCGGATGATTGAAACGAAAATGACGGTCCTGG
This genomic window contains:
- a CDS encoding PP2Cc protein phosphatase, encoding MSSSRISLRSLPHLSPSHPVTTAFPALAHPRRFHDYIKGPMAKGTYKVPLSSPKVVGAFSSRGHREYQEDASSIQALQLSPQELQSSLSRLKNPGPVDWDPSTAGSPFLAHQVAYFGIFDGHGGKQVSQYLSKRLHALIEQVDSTSIRPVVEWTKEKHEGYFKRWRGGALQRWTQWADGEAAEGEGGREEAILREGKGKNEAGRGEGKMLMTLEERLTLAFLQADKDILTSIEHSDRCGSTASVALLHSLDCPSQPYWAAKKLALTIAHCGDTRVLLCNRETGLVTPLTEKHHAESRVEASRLRRMGAGLLVSDSYGESRWMGAVENTRGFGDGRWKPSGVTVEPQVETRVIDGEAHAYMILVTDGITSLISDQEIIDLARRSLDPSRAAKTIVHFAEDLGASDNCTCVVVPLAGWGDVGGEDRTVDRREYRRRHAETMSTRMQRM
- a CDS encoding AP-2 complex subunit sigma, with protein sequence MIKFILVQNRQGKTRLSKWYAPYDDDEKVRLRGEVHRLIAPRDQKYQSNFVEFRDDKVIYRRYAGLFFCVCVDSNDNELAYLEAIHLFVEVLDAFFQNVCELDLVFSFYKVYAILDEVFLAGEIEETSKQVVLDRLDYLEKLD
- a CDS encoding dipeptidyl aminopeptidase → MPPHSPRSSTSTVYRDTLSTDPFQEKHSPFRDDAPYSDDEQGFAVTTRPRNKSRNILALLVAIIAFAGVVGVLAASGYSVPSFSSKGGTKHITMDHVFNGTFNAYSKQIDWVKEAEDGTFSHIDRHGNIVLNTVRNMTTDTLLVNASLVLDLEGNQLHWTAWALSADMQYVLFKTDHLKQWRHSSFGNYWIHRRHDSFTFPVVPPTSPPTVAKCTWSPVGHALAFVSKNDVYIVSEHDLSSVSPSSSSTPSYVRVTTDGSHTVFNGVPDWVYEEEVFETDTALWWSPDAKRIAFLRSDESKVHDFKLQYYNPSDDAFKVYQYQTELDMKYPKPGTPNPTVTVHTFSLSSLSTSTGSTERLTWPGEFPLPDRIITEVGWVADDALLVKEIDRAARDGNVVLFQFQFENESGEGKSKTMEGKIVRRLGKDGEEGDDGWIDHGQNVIPVKGSVPGYLDIVPNQGYNHIALFTPLNASKPLWITKGEWEVTEISGVDTEKGLVYFTAATPSIDRHIYSIPLSFSPHNNNEEEEEKGGMTPLTDTTFPGYFQASFSPKAGYYVLGYKGPEVPWQRLIETGPGEDRANVLLEGNAELNKTISEFLKPLVTRTTIENDGYELNMLEILPPNIDITGRKKYPVLIRVYGGPGSQMVSNRFERDWHSYLAASQRYIIVMLDGRGTGFKGRNLRNPVRDDLGHWEVQDQIAAAREMAKRAYVDRSRIGIWGWSYGGYMTCKTIEAASGIFTLGMAVAPVTDWLYYDSIYTERYMSTPSANKDGYTTSAVNNVTSFSGDKVDFIWAHGSGDDNVHYVNSAALLDKLTQEQVRGWRFRMFTDSNHSMDKRMAYREVYEWMNDYLEEKWGKGGTVHH